In a genomic window of candidate division WOR-3 bacterium:
- a CDS encoding SLC13 family permease, whose product MIDPKKFILSDWALDIDEKLTQDEIFHRIARQLIDAGVATDETFLVNQLRERENLGSTGVGYGIALPHFIGDNINQPAALVVRLKQPVPWNSIDEEPVKLIVCLVAPEKERNLYLSLLAEIARSLNTPQLRTAALAAQDATSASRIIASPPHQNFFKRNRRLILFFGLVALIFVGAGSILSHIRLPAVGIYQELGYLRFNESVWILRQQLTITLFLAMVIGTLLFWRFRVAIAAAALGTLLIAGVMDLEHTVRFMSIPTILFIMAMMVIVRWLQNIGVFRFIVLKAIEQVKGIPWLLLLLLMAFSVILGGFADEVSAILVTFGLALEVSRRTKAPLVPFLLSLVFATNVGSALTLVGNPIGVYIAFAGGLSFEDFLRWATPVSAITAIIVALLCLILYRRHFFNTRYHLDVQQLEKTAGNIDPVKLRVGLITFFIIIILIALHRRFEVWLGLSDGTALVASALAVTGFIVFYEQEKGRVLVERGIDWWTLLFFMFLFANAACLEYTGVTTKLGYLLLNFAGKIAGTGNCSLTLPAALSFLWISGILSGFVDNLPIVAALAPVVKDLIRIGLPHASILWWALLFGGCFGGNLTVIGSTANLVAVGAFERASGRHIRFREWFKFGIIITTVTLIVSSIAIFCQINLAP is encoded by the coding sequence ATGAAATTTTTCATCGCATTGCCCGTCAACTTATAGATGCGGGAGTAGCTACCGATGAAACATTTTTAGTCAATCAGCTCCGGGAAAGGGAAAACCTCGGCTCAACTGGTGTCGGTTATGGTATTGCGCTCCCGCATTTCATCGGGGATAATATAAATCAGCCCGCCGCTCTCGTAGTTCGGCTAAAACAACCAGTTCCTTGGAATTCAATCGACGAGGAACCGGTAAAACTGATAGTATGTTTAGTAGCTCCAGAAAAAGAACGGAACCTTTATCTTTCCCTCCTGGCCGAGATTGCCCGCAGTCTAAATACCCCGCAATTACGCACAGCTGCACTTGCAGCACAGGATGCGACATCGGCTTCGCGCATCATCGCCTCTCCGCCTCATCAGAATTTTTTTAAGCGCAATCGTCGGCTCATCTTATTTTTCGGATTGGTTGCGCTGATATTCGTCGGGGCAGGAAGCATCCTTTCGCATATTCGTCTTCCAGCTGTCGGTATCTATCAGGAACTGGGTTATTTACGTTTCAATGAGTCGGTATGGATTCTGCGGCAACAACTGACAATCACTCTCTTTCTCGCCATGGTCATCGGGACACTGCTTTTCTGGCGTTTCCGGGTCGCTATTGCTGCAGCAGCATTGGGCACATTACTAATTGCCGGAGTAATGGATTTGGAACACACCGTTAGATTCATGTCCATTCCGACCATTCTGTTTATTATGGCGATGATGGTAATTGTCCGCTGGCTGCAGAATATCGGCGTATTCCGGTTTATTGTACTGAAGGCAATCGAGCAGGTAAAAGGTATCCCCTGGCTTTTACTTCTGCTGCTTATGGCATTCTCGGTTATTCTGGGGGGATTTGCTGATGAAGTTTCAGCCATCCTGGTAACCTTTGGTCTCGCGCTGGAAGTATCACGCCGAACAAAAGCCCCGCTTGTGCCCTTTTTGCTGTCCTTGGTATTTGCTACTAATGTTGGGTCTGCTCTTACACTTGTCGGCAATCCGATCGGAGTATACATTGCCTTTGCCGGTGGCTTATCATTTGAAGACTTTCTGCGCTGGGCAACTCCGGTTTCAGCTATTACTGCGATTATCGTCGCTCTCCTCTGTTTAATTCTATACCGCCGACACTTTTTCAATACTCGATATCACCTTGATGTGCAGCAACTCGAAAAGACCGCCGGTAATATTGATCCGGTCAAGCTCCGGGTTGGCCTAATCACCTTCTTCATTATTATCATCCTGATAGCATTACACCGAAGATTTGAAGTTTGGCTTGGATTAAGTGACGGCACTGCTTTGGTTGCAAGTGCATTAGCAGTTACGGGTTTTATTGTCTTTTACGAACAAGAAAAAGGCAGAGTACTGGTTGAACGGGGGATTGATTGGTGGACGTTACTTTTTTTCATGTTTTTATTTGCTAACGCTGCCTGTCTTGAATATACCGGAGTCACAACAAAGTTAGGTTACCTGCTCTTAAATTTCGCCGGGAAAATCGCCGGAACCGGCAACTGCAGTCTCACTCTGCCTGCTGCTCTTTCCTTTCTCTGGATATCTGGTATTTTATCGGGATTCGTCGACAATCTCCCGATTGTTGCCGCACTTGCGCCGGTTGTCAAAGACCTTATTCGCATCGGACTACCACATGCCTCAATCCTATGGTGGGCACTGCTCTTCGGAGGATGTTTCGGGGGAAATCTGACCGTCATCGGCTCAACCGCCAACCTCGTTGCGGTAGGAGCCTTTGAACGGGCCAGCGGTCGCCATATCCGATTTCGGGAATGGTTCAAGTTCGGTATAATCATAACAACTGTTACTCTCATTGTTTCTTCCATTGCCATCTTTTGCCAAATAAATCTGGCACCGTAA